The following are encoded in a window of Maylandia zebra isolate NMK-2024a linkage group LG5, Mzebra_GT3a, whole genome shotgun sequence genomic DNA:
- the nicn1 gene encoding nicolin-1 gives MSGTPDDTKPVNFTVKAPVYLQIGDAKADTAHSGVCVVDVNLPFGKPVNIEEVTFKNYYTAYVTVRLLRRNPEQEAPAKWCTAVRDLPLMDNPHTEGGSQDYYTIHRTQMQVEPDHVVCARLILRQPSLAWLTFSLEDIKIFPHTEPDPEKEVSDWLSDLTLTDQHPDLEGLPDPQTVSSSIQQMWALTEVMQTNQTTASIGRFDVDGCYDISLLSLT, from the exons ATGAGCGGGACCCCTGACGACACCAAGCCTGTGAACTTCACTGTCAAAGCTCCGGTCTACCTGCAGATTGGAGATGCCAAAGCAGACACGGCTCACTCCGGTGTCTGTGTCGTCGACGTCAACCTCCCGTTTGGAAAGCCTGTTAAT ATCGAGGAGGTCACCTTTAAGAACTACTACACAGCCTACGTGACGGTGCGCCTGCTGAGGAGGAACCCCGAGCAGGAGGCCCCCGCCAAGTGGTGCACGGCCGTGAGAGACCTGCCCCTGATGGACAACCCCCACACTGAGGGGGGCTCCCAGGACTACTACACCATTCACCGGACGCAG ATGCAGGTGGAGCCGGATCACGTGGTGTGTGCGCGGCTGATCCTGAGGCAGCCGTCCTTGGCCTGGTTAACCTTCAGCCTTGAAGACATTAAAATATTTCCTCACACGGAGCCG GACCCAGAGAAGGaggtttctgattggctgtctgaCCTGACCCTCACTGACCAGCACCCCGATCTGGAG GGCCTCCCTGACCCGCAGACCGTATCCTCCAGCATCCAGCAGATGTGGGCTCTGACTGAGGTgatgcagaccaatcagacgaCAGCATCCATCGGACGGTTCGAT GTGGATGGATGCTACGATATCAGCCTGCTCTCCCTGACATAA